GATGGCGTCGAGCACCCGCTGGCGGGTGGCCGGGGCGACCATGTCGGGCCGGTTGAGCACGTTGCTCACCGTGCCGAGAGAGACGCCGGCGTGCCGGGCGACCTCCTTGATGTTCGCCGTTGCCATGGCTCCCTCGACGCTCCGTACGGTGGTCGCGGCCCCACGCCCGGCGCGGGCTTCGCGGTCGCGGCGACCCCCGAACACGTCGCGCGGGACGGCTCGACCGGGTCGCCCCGGCAGTGTATAGCTGCTAAAACGTTTCATCCAGCCGAGTCGCGCCGCCGCGCAGCGGATCGCACGTCTTCATCTCGACCGCCGATCGTCCGACATCACGTTCCGCGAGCCGATCCGCTGGCGGGACAAGCTCGCGCGTGGGCGGCCTGGCGGACCAGGTGGTCGCGCTCGGCGACGTTCGTGGCCCGGCGGGCCGCCTCTGCGTACGCCGAGGCGGCGGCGGGCAGGTCGCCATCGAGCTCGTGCAGGTGCCCGCGCACGGCGTGCCACCGGTGCCGCTCGCCGATCACCTCGCGCAGCCGGTCCGTCTCGCGCAGCCCGGAGGCGGCACCGAGGACGTGGCCGACCGCGACCGCGCGGCCGAGTACCGCGGCGGGGTCCTGGCGCACGGGGTCGTCGGTCAGCGCGACGAGGTCGTCGTACCAGGCGAGGATCTGCGGCCAGTCGGTCTCCTCGGCGCTCGCCGCGTCGTCGTGCAGGGCGGCGATCGCGGCCTCGACCTGGTAGCGGCCCGGGCGCCGCTCTTCGGTCTGCATGGCGAGCGCCGACTGCAGGACGCGCACGCCCTCGGCGATCTCGCGCGTGTCCCACCGGCCGCGGTCCTGCCGGTCGAGCGTGACGATCCGGCCCTCGGGATCGAGCCGCGCCGGGAGCCGGGCGTGGTTCAGCAGCATCAGCGCGAGCAGCCCACGCGCCTCGGGCTCCTCCGTGGCCAGGGTGAGCTGACGGGCGAGCCGGATCGCCTCGCCGGCCAGGTCCACCCGGCCCGCGTGGCCGGCGGTGTAGACGAGGTAGAGCACGCGCAGCACGACGGCGAGGTCGCCGGGCTGGTCCAGGCGGCGCCCGCGCAGGGTGCGCTTGGCGCGGCTGATCCGCTGCGCCATCGTCGCCTCGGGGACGTAGAAGGCGTCGGCGATCTCCCGGGTGGTGAGGCCGCCGACGGCGCGCAGGGTCAGCGCCACCTGGGACGTGGGCGCGAGGTCCGGGTGACAGCAGCAGAAGAGCAGGAAGAGGGTGTCGTCGCCCTCCTCCGTGGCGGCCGGCCGCGGCTGCGCGTACGTCGTCTCCTCGCGGCGGTGTCGGGCGGCCTCGCTGCGGTGGGCGTCGACAAGCCGCCGCGTCGCGACCGTGGTCAGCCACGCGCGCGGGTCGCGAGGCGGATGCTCGGGCCAGACCCGGAGCGCCTCCAGCAGCGCCTCCTGG
The nucleotide sequence above comes from Micromonospora sp. NBC_00389. Encoded proteins:
- a CDS encoding RNA polymerase sigma factor, yielding MTDEPVHRRDEGALRALVPRVLAGLVRRGEGFDAAEDALQEALLEALRVWPEHPPRDPRAWLTTVATRRLVDAHRSEAARHRREETTYAQPRPAATEEGDDTLFLLFCCCHPDLAPTSQVALTLRAVGGLTTREIADAFYVPEATMAQRISRAKRTLRGRRLDQPGDLAVVLRVLYLVYTAGHAGRVDLAGEAIRLARQLTLATEEPEARGLLALMLLNHARLPARLDPEGRIVTLDRQDRGRWDTREIAEGVRVLQSALAMQTEERRPGRYQVEAAIAALHDDAASAEETDWPQILAWYDDLVALTDDPVRQDPAAVLGRAVAVGHVLGAASGLRETDRLREVIGERHRWHAVRGHLHELDGDLPAAASAYAEAARRATNVAERDHLVRQAAHARACPASGSARGT